In one window of Frigoriglobus tundricola DNA:
- a CDS encoding beta strand repeat-containing protein: MSRLSRILDELTGRKIGYTRTGRAPRAWRAVEELEPRDVPSLAGQQLFPADYPLNQNIANAPVAANSAAIINQIGAAISIHPDLGADSASNGNALLYGIPINVVHGNSVSKVNVAINGYPSESDPLPVPIPASAVIEGDYQGGPNLGGVPARGDSHLIVFDADNDIAYELYGASRPTDTTNHTGGWEALQESVWNMSTNTFRTLGDTSADAAGLSILATLLRPDEANPVSQGGQGAINHALRFTLPSGDINPQYVYPASHEINVSAQSSNKLPMGARLRLANTPAVNALIAQMGPEAQIIATAMQQYGLILADDGSAMYVSGTSASVNTNGSSSTWSDSWNGGGLNDVLSLESLTASDFQVVDLTPVVTGLSSTIGTAGTTVTITGQNFSGAAGNLSVYFGSTASPSVTVVSDTQITAVVPSGSGTVNVTVQSGVNETDLNSSNPNANVTAPVFGYGTSTTSSADSFTYINQTISSSNSTVSFARSSADAGTADRLTVVVKDTTGAGVSELPSSAFQLSLAGGTSAGTFGTVTETGTSDVYTVTFIGSTAGTTSTLTVTVGGVQLSSQPSVQVTPIAVNAANSTASFASTSVLAGGTDVVTIRVKDAAGNAITRLPGSDFVLHLAGGTSTGSFGPVTETATPGTYTAVFTGTTTGTPSTLALTVHLVSLAAQPAVTVNAPPTAPPPPPSTPHRSRPVPLYASASGAGGPGVVTVFSPATNGTILAFQPFSGYAGGIKVAVGDVTGDGYDDLIVMAGPGALNGLVEIYSGKDFSLLSEYFAFPGYAGEFNIAAGDLTGTGTADVIFSTATGGDFVFAYAGASTQMITLFSAFGGFTGGVTIAAGDVQGVGHDQIIVGTASQVGAAGVFNASGQLLQPYDFAPIPMNGVNVATGDLNGSGHDDIIFGARTGSTLVLEYDGVSQGLMGWFFAYPGQSFGVTVATEDPTGGGYADIVTGFTGNVSAIALYSGLSFQLMTVDGQPSGPGGVNVAGSVWI, from the coding sequence GTGTCTCGACTGTCGCGCATTCTGGACGAACTCACCGGCCGGAAGATCGGGTACACGCGCACGGGCCGGGCGCCCCGCGCCTGGCGTGCCGTTGAAGAACTCGAACCGCGCGACGTGCCCTCGCTCGCGGGCCAGCAACTGTTCCCGGCCGATTACCCACTCAACCAGAACATCGCCAACGCGCCGGTGGCCGCCAACTCGGCGGCCATCATCAACCAGATCGGCGCGGCGATCAGCATCCACCCGGATCTGGGTGCCGATAGTGCGTCCAACGGCAACGCGCTGCTCTACGGCATTCCGATCAACGTCGTTCACGGCAACTCGGTCTCGAAAGTGAACGTCGCTATCAACGGCTACCCCAGCGAGAGCGACCCGCTCCCCGTTCCGATCCCGGCCAGCGCCGTTATCGAGGGCGATTACCAGGGCGGGCCGAACCTCGGCGGCGTCCCGGCCCGGGGCGATTCCCACCTCATCGTCTTCGACGCGGACAACGACATCGCCTACGAGCTGTACGGGGCGTCGCGCCCGACCGACACGACGAACCACACGGGCGGGTGGGAAGCGCTCCAGGAATCCGTCTGGAACATGAGTACGAACACGTTCCGGACCCTCGGGGACACCTCGGCGGACGCGGCGGGGCTGTCGATCCTGGCGACGCTGCTCCGGCCCGACGAGGCCAACCCCGTTTCGCAGGGCGGCCAGGGGGCCATCAACCACGCGCTGCGGTTCACGCTGCCCAGCGGCGACATCAACCCGCAGTACGTGTACCCGGCCTCGCACGAGATCAACGTCTCGGCCCAGTCCAGTAACAAGCTACCGATGGGCGCCCGGCTGCGCCTGGCGAACACCCCCGCCGTCAACGCCCTGATCGCCCAGATGGGTCCGGAAGCGCAGATCATCGCCACCGCCATGCAACAGTACGGCCTGATTCTCGCGGACGACGGGAGCGCGATGTACGTCAGCGGCACCTCCGCTTCGGTGAACACGAACGGCAGCAGCTCGACGTGGTCGGACAGTTGGAACGGGGGCGGCCTGAACGACGTTCTCAGCTTGGAATCGCTCACCGCGAGCGACTTTCAGGTGGTCGATCTGACCCCCGTGGTGACCGGGCTCAGTTCAACCATCGGTACGGCCGGGACCACCGTCACCATCACCGGTCAGAACTTCTCGGGCGCGGCCGGCAACCTGTCGGTGTACTTCGGCTCGACCGCTTCGCCGTCCGTGACCGTGGTGAGCGACACACAGATCACGGCGGTCGTACCGAGCGGGTCGGGGACCGTCAACGTCACGGTGCAGTCCGGGGTGAACGAAACCGACCTCAACAGCAGCAACCCGAACGCGAACGTCACCGCGCCCGTCTTCGGGTACGGCACCTCGACCACATCCTCGGCCGATTCGTTCACCTACATCAACCAGACGATCAGTAGCTCGAACTCGACCGTGAGCTTCGCCCGGTCGAGCGCGGACGCCGGGACGGCCGACCGCCTGACCGTTGTCGTGAAAGACACCACCGGCGCCGGCGTCAGTGAGCTGCCGAGCAGCGCCTTTCAGCTCAGCCTGGCGGGCGGGACGAGTGCGGGCACCTTCGGAACGGTGACGGAAACGGGCACGTCCGACGTCTACACCGTCACCTTCATCGGCAGCACGGCGGGCACCACGAGCACCCTGACCGTCACCGTGGGCGGCGTGCAACTCAGCAGCCAGCCGAGCGTCCAGGTCACGCCGATTGCCGTCAACGCTGCGAACTCGACGGCGAGCTTCGCGTCCACGTCGGTTCTCGCGGGCGGCACCGATGTCGTGACGATCAGAGTGAAGGACGCCGCCGGGAACGCGATCACGCGGTTGCCCGGCAGTGATTTCGTCCTCCACCTCGCGGGCGGCACGAGTACCGGTTCCTTCGGGCCTGTTACAGAAACCGCCACGCCTGGCACCTACACTGCGGTTTTCACCGGCACCACCACCGGCACCCCCAGCACGCTCGCACTCACGGTCCATCTCGTTTCGCTTGCCGCCCAACCCGCGGTAACCGTTAACGCGCCGCCGACGGCGCCACCGCCGCCACCCAGCACGCCACACCGGTCCCGCCCCGTTCCGCTTTACGCGTCGGCCAGTGGTGCAGGCGGCCCCGGCGTGGTTACGGTCTTCAGCCCGGCGACCAACGGAACGATCCTCGCCTTCCAGCCGTTCAGCGGCTACGCGGGCGGAATCAAGGTGGCGGTGGGTGACGTGACCGGGGACGGGTACGACGACCTGATCGTCATGGCCGGCCCCGGTGCCCTCAACGGCCTGGTCGAGATCTACAGCGGCAAGGACTTCTCCCTGCTCAGCGAATACTTCGCGTTCCCGGGGTACGCGGGCGAGTTCAACATCGCGGCCGGGGACCTGACCGGCACCGGGACCGCCGACGTGATCTTCTCCACGGCCACGGGGGGCGACTTCGTGTTTGCCTACGCCGGCGCCAGCACCCAGATGATCACCCTGTTCTCGGCGTTCGGCGGGTTCACCGGCGGCGTCACCATCGCGGCCGGAGACGTGCAAGGGGTCGGTCACGACCAGATCATCGTGGGCACCGCGTCCCAGGTGGGCGCGGCCGGGGTGTTCAACGCGTCCGGCCAACTGCTCCAGCCGTACGACTTCGCCCCGATCCCGATGAACGGGGTCAATGTTGCCACCGGCGACCTGAACGGGTCCGGGCACGACGACATCATCTTCGGGGCGCGGACCGGCTCGACACTGGTGCTGGAGTACGACGGGGTCTCGCAGGGGCTGATGGGGTGGTTCTTCGCGTACCCGGGCCAGTCGTTCGGGGTGACCGTGGCGACCGAGGACCCGACCGGGGGCGGGTACGCCGACATCGTCACCGGGTTCACCGGCAACGTGTCGGCGATCGCCCTCTACAGCGGGCTCTCGTTCCAACTGATGACCGTCGACGGCCAGCCGAGCGGACCCGGCGGGGTCAACGTCGCCGGCAGCGTCTGGATCTGA
- a CDS encoding HD-GYP domain-containing protein — MSDARGLLDRISAFRQRLDATPQLVPDAVPVDAEPVLTAEVDAFRESVRRIVGAPAAVAEGPLPVFTERAHRLLASAKPLLDRQRAFTADPLYVGLSAASAADPLVRYHRETVAVLETVVRMARSFPNSVAAQLKLCDGLDGLLAVVRDRLSVQEQALTRRRTAVTRIDRLAAFLTALHTNQSETLQTVATLAEELLDEARQGKPVRFVAAPVTSTSAHPLGTAYPVPARFVAAHAINVAQVIARIVPHDYEWAGRPLVPVVAALIMDCGMLVLPAHLLAKPGPLAPDERRVVESHAKYGAELLLYRFPSTAGPLAAAVATHHERGDGTGYPNGLRGADLPALGRCSASRTCTRRSTRSARTGPPPIRGRRSPRCSSWPNRGRSIATSPSTC, encoded by the coding sequence ATGAGCGACGCGCGGGGTCTGCTCGATCGAATTTCCGCATTCCGCCAACGGCTCGACGCCACGCCGCAACTCGTTCCGGACGCCGTGCCGGTCGACGCCGAGCCCGTGCTCACGGCCGAGGTCGATGCGTTCCGCGAATCGGTGCGGCGCATCGTCGGCGCGCCCGCCGCGGTCGCCGAGGGGCCGCTGCCGGTGTTCACCGAGCGCGCGCACCGGCTCCTGGCGAGCGCGAAGCCGCTCCTCGACCGCCAGCGCGCGTTCACGGCCGACCCGCTGTACGTCGGCCTTTCGGCCGCGAGCGCCGCGGACCCGCTCGTGCGGTACCACCGCGAAACGGTCGCGGTGCTCGAGACGGTCGTCCGCATGGCGCGGTCGTTCCCGAACTCGGTCGCGGCGCAGTTGAAGCTGTGCGACGGGCTGGACGGGCTGCTCGCCGTGGTGCGGGACCGCCTCTCGGTCCAGGAACAGGCGCTTACCCGGCGCCGCACGGCGGTCACGCGCATCGACCGCCTGGCCGCGTTCCTCACCGCGCTGCACACGAACCAGAGCGAGACGCTCCAGACGGTCGCCACGCTGGCCGAGGAGCTGCTCGACGAGGCCCGGCAGGGCAAGCCGGTCCGGTTCGTCGCCGCGCCGGTCACGTCCACCTCCGCGCACCCGCTCGGTACCGCGTACCCGGTGCCGGCGCGGTTCGTCGCGGCGCACGCGATCAATGTTGCTCAGGTGATCGCGCGGATCGTGCCCCACGACTACGAGTGGGCGGGGCGGCCGCTGGTGCCGGTGGTCGCGGCGCTCATCATGGACTGCGGGATGCTCGTCCTGCCGGCGCACCTGCTCGCCAAGCCGGGGCCGCTGGCGCCCGACGAGCGGCGGGTGGTCGAGAGCCACGCCAAGTACGGCGCGGAACTGCTCCTGTACCGGTTCCCGAGCACGGCCGGGCCGCTGGCGGCGGCCGTCGCCACGCACCACGAACGGGGCGACGGCACGGGCTACCCGAACGGCCTCCGCGGCGCCGACCTGCCGGCGCTCGGGCGCTGCTCCGCGTCGCGGACGTGTACGCGGCGCTCAACGAGGAGCGCCCGCACCGGGCCGCCGCCGATCCGCGGGCGGCGCTCACCGAGGTGCTCCTCCTGGCCGAACAGGGGCAGGTCGATCGCGACTTCGCCGAGTACCTGCTGA